A region from the Paludisphaera rhizosphaerae genome encodes:
- the hpnR gene encoding hopanoid C-3 methylase HpnR — protein sequence MRILAVHPSSLMYTKVFLRLEPLGVETIAGELRRAGHDVRLIDLQVEDHAAYFSEVDAWRPDVVAFSLNYLANVPEVVDLAKATRERLPDAFIFVGGHSASFVAEDVLTHAEGAIDCVLKGEGEASVARLIEAAADRDPTALLDVPGVVTPVGAGPAPSFVKNLDDHLPARDLLRKRRNYFIGVLDPCASIEFSRGCPWDCSFCSAWTFYGRSYRVKSAEASADELASIREPGVFIVDDVAFIQAEQGMAIGEAIARRGIQKQYYLETRGDVLLRNKDVFRFWKTLGLQYMFLGVEAIDEEGLKRFRKRVTLSKNFEALEFARSLGIMVAINIIADPSWDRDRFEVIRQWCLEIPEIVNISVNTPYPGTESWVTESRKLTTRDYRLFDIQHAVLPTTLPLNEFYAELVKTQQVLNRKHLGWKALWALGGILASNLRRGQTNTLKMLWRFNSVFNPKLQLADHAASARYLMAPPVHRQVVDPHSLYIHPSPGRRGRAIDGATEAFVERTRMGGGSSD from the coding sequence GCCCCTGGGGGTTGAGACGATCGCGGGCGAGTTGAGGAGGGCTGGGCACGACGTGCGCCTGATCGATCTTCAGGTCGAGGACCACGCCGCCTATTTCAGCGAGGTCGACGCCTGGCGCCCCGACGTCGTCGCCTTCTCTCTGAACTACCTGGCTAACGTCCCCGAGGTCGTCGATCTGGCCAAGGCGACTCGCGAACGCTTGCCGGACGCGTTCATCTTCGTCGGCGGCCACAGCGCCTCGTTCGTGGCGGAAGACGTCCTGACCCACGCCGAGGGAGCGATCGACTGCGTGCTGAAGGGGGAGGGGGAGGCGTCGGTCGCCCGGCTCATCGAGGCGGCGGCGGACCGCGACCCGACGGCGCTCCTTGACGTCCCCGGCGTCGTCACGCCGGTGGGTGCGGGCCCAGCTCCTTCCTTCGTCAAGAACCTCGACGACCACCTGCCCGCCCGCGACCTGCTCCGCAAGCGACGGAACTACTTCATCGGCGTCCTCGACCCCTGCGCCTCGATCGAGTTCAGTCGAGGATGCCCCTGGGACTGCTCGTTCTGCTCGGCCTGGACGTTCTACGGGCGGAGCTACCGGGTGAAATCGGCCGAGGCGTCGGCCGACGAGTTGGCGTCGATCCGCGAGCCGGGCGTCTTCATCGTCGACGACGTCGCCTTCATCCAGGCCGAGCAGGGCATGGCGATCGGCGAGGCGATCGCACGTCGGGGGATTCAGAAGCAGTATTACCTGGAAACCCGAGGCGACGTCCTGCTGCGTAACAAGGACGTCTTCCGCTTCTGGAAGACGCTCGGGCTTCAGTACATGTTCCTCGGCGTCGAGGCGATCGACGAGGAGGGCCTGAAACGGTTCCGCAAGCGGGTGACGCTCTCCAAGAACTTCGAGGCTTTGGAGTTCGCGCGGTCGCTGGGGATCATGGTGGCGATCAACATCATCGCCGACCCGTCCTGGGATCGCGACCGCTTCGAGGTCATCCGTCAGTGGTGCCTGGAGATCCCGGAGATCGTCAACATCAGCGTGAACACCCCCTATCCGGGGACCGAAAGCTGGGTGACGGAGTCGCGGAAGCTCACGACCCGCGACTACCGGCTGTTCGACATCCAGCACGCCGTCCTTCCGACGACTCTCCCCCTCAACGAGTTCTATGCGGAGCTGGTCAAGACGCAGCAGGTGCTCAACCGGAAGCACCTGGGATGGAAGGCCCTCTGGGCGCTCGGCGGGATCCTGGCGAGCAACCTCAGGCGCGGGCAGACGAACACGCTGAAGATGCTCTGGCGGTTCAACAGCGTGTTCAATCCGAAGCTCCAGTTGGCCGACCATGCAGCTTCCGCCCGTTATTTGATGGCCCCGCCGGTTCATCGCCAGGTCGTCGACCCTCACTCGCTCTACATCCACCCTTCACCGGGCCGGCGCGGGAGGGCGATCGACGGGGCGACCGAAGCCTTCGTCGAGCGTACTCGGATGGGGGGCGGGTCGTCCGACTGA
- a CDS encoding metallophosphoesterase family protein — MPARTIAVGDVHGCSKALNALIDEIRPTRDDLIVTLGDYVNRGPNSRGVLDSLADLKRRCRLVSILGNHDEMLLQARTGLPAAAATAPDGRRPARDWGRELRKLRPENLAFLDACVSYFETDSHIFVHAAYDPARPMDRQPESLLRWYSLRNGVPRPHYSGKTVVAGHTSQKNGKILNLGHIVCIDTYCHGGGWLTALDVHTGHAWQADRGGRLRARRNPR, encoded by the coding sequence ATGCCCGCACGAACGATCGCCGTCGGTGACGTCCACGGCTGCTCGAAAGCCCTGAACGCCTTGATCGACGAGATCCGTCCGACCCGGGACGATCTGATCGTCACCCTGGGCGATTATGTGAATCGCGGCCCGAACTCGCGCGGGGTGCTCGATTCGCTGGCCGACCTCAAGAGACGCTGCCGGCTCGTGTCGATCCTGGGGAACCACGACGAGATGCTGCTCCAGGCGCGAACCGGTCTCCCCGCCGCCGCGGCGACGGCTCCCGACGGCCGACGGCCGGCTCGCGACTGGGGTCGAGAACTCCGCAAACTCCGGCCCGAGAACCTCGCGTTCCTCGACGCCTGCGTCTCCTACTTCGAGACCGACTCCCACATCTTCGTCCACGCCGCCTACGACCCGGCTCGGCCGATGGACCGCCAGCCCGAATCCCTCCTGCGCTGGTATTCCCTGCGTAACGGTGTGCCGCGGCCGCACTATTCGGGCAAGACGGTCGTCGCCGGCCACACCTCGCAGAAGAACGGGAAGATCCTCAACCTGGGCCACATCGTCTGCATCGACACCTACTGCCACGGCGGCGGCTGGCTGACGGCGCTGGACGTCCACACGGGACACGCCTGGCAGGCGGACCGAGGCGGTCGCCTCCGAGCCCGTCGCAACCCGCGCTGA
- the fmt gene encoding methionyl-tRNA formyltransferase: MTESGKIIMLGTGDFALPSFIALLDAGFPVLALVTQPDRPQGRRQELIPSAIKVEAQKRGVPVYQPEKVNEAEAVEHIRSLEPDFLITAAYGQILSAELLGVPRIGALNLHGSILPAYRGAAPVARAIQAGDSETGVTVIRMTPRVDAGGMIAFARTTIDPDETAGELEERLANLGAPLLVKTIEAVAQGRAETLPQDPSLVTKAPKLRKEDGVIDWKAPARRIHDLVRAMQPWPSASTTWTALPWTPKGPIRLIVHKTAVVEGQGEPGAVLAATKDGIDVAAGEGAVRLLIVQTPGKKPMPAVEFLRGHAVQPGDKMGD; this comes from the coding sequence ATGACCGAGTCGGGGAAGATCATCATGCTGGGAACGGGGGACTTCGCCCTCCCCAGCTTCATCGCGCTTCTTGACGCGGGCTTCCCCGTCCTCGCTCTGGTCACTCAACCCGACCGTCCCCAGGGCCGCCGCCAGGAGTTGATCCCAAGCGCCATCAAGGTGGAGGCCCAAAAACGAGGAGTTCCGGTCTACCAGCCCGAAAAGGTGAACGAGGCCGAGGCCGTCGAGCATATCCGTTCCCTCGAGCCCGACTTTCTCATCACGGCGGCGTATGGTCAGATCCTCTCCGCCGAGCTTCTGGGCGTCCCCAGGATCGGAGCCCTCAACCTGCACGGTTCGATTCTGCCAGCCTATCGAGGCGCAGCGCCGGTCGCTCGGGCGATCCAGGCCGGCGATTCCGAGACCGGGGTGACGGTGATCCGGATGACTCCTCGCGTGGACGCCGGCGGTATGATCGCCTTCGCACGAACGACGATCGACCCCGACGAGACGGCTGGCGAGTTGGAAGAACGCCTGGCGAACCTCGGCGCACCACTCCTCGTCAAGACGATCGAGGCCGTCGCCCAGGGCCGAGCCGAGACGCTGCCGCAAGATCCGTCGCTGGTCACGAAGGCGCCGAAGCTCCGCAAGGAGGACGGCGTCATCGACTGGAAGGCCCCCGCCCGACGAATCCACGACCTGGTCCGGGCGATGCAGCCCTGGCCGTCGGCCTCCACGACCTGGACGGCCCTCCCCTGGACGCCGAAGGGGCCGATCCGCTTGATCGTCCACAAAACGGCCGTCGTCGAGGGTCAGGGAGAGCCCGGCGCCGTGCTGGCCGCGACGAAGGACGGGATCGACGTGGCGGCCGGTGAAGGGGCCGTTCGGCTCCTGATCGTGCAGACCCCGGGCAAGAAACCCATGCCCGCCGTAGAATTCCTCCGAGGCCACGCCGTCCAACCCGGCGACAAGATGGGCGACTGA
- the def gene encoding peptide deformylase, giving the protein MHIVKYPHPVLRYASRPVERIDDELRAAVREMFTLMYEARGIGLAANQVGLPFRFFVLNITADPEQKDEELVFINPEIVKRHSWSDEEEGCLSIPSVYSKVRRPKRIRIQAFGLDGRDIDLEADDLLGRAIQHETDHLDGKLFIDYLGPLTRHGIKGKIREFEAEYKKAQAEGIYASDEKIIEGLKTMAAPTLAAVDGPAPAPTPAPADV; this is encoded by the coding sequence ATGCACATCGTGAAGTATCCCCACCCGGTTCTCCGCTACGCTTCGCGACCCGTGGAGCGAATCGACGACGAGTTGCGGGCCGCCGTCCGGGAGATGTTCACTCTCATGTACGAAGCTCGGGGAATCGGGCTGGCGGCCAACCAGGTAGGCCTCCCCTTCCGATTCTTCGTCCTGAACATTACCGCCGACCCGGAGCAGAAGGACGAGGAACTGGTCTTCATCAATCCCGAGATCGTCAAACGGCACTCATGGTCGGATGAGGAGGAAGGCTGCCTCAGCATCCCCAGCGTCTACTCCAAGGTCCGTCGCCCTAAAAGGATTCGCATCCAGGCGTTCGGGCTCGATGGTCGCGACATCGATCTTGAGGCCGACGATCTCCTCGGCCGAGCGATCCAGCATGAGACCGATCATCTCGACGGCAAGCTGTTCATCGACTATCTCGGTCCGCTGACGCGTCACGGGATCAAGGGGAAGATTCGCGAGTTCGAGGCCGAGTACAAGAAGGCCCAGGCCGAGGGGATCTACGCTTCGGACGAGAAGATCATTGAGGGGCTCAAGACGATGGCGGCCCCAACGCTCGCCGCCGTCGATGGACCGGCTCCCGCTCCAACGCCCGCGCCGGCGGACGTCTGA
- a CDS encoding DUF4340 domain-containing protein translates to MRRERSTYVLLGLFFATLVGLWGLERSGLLTEAERDRRRDRVLPELLDVRPGDVRRIEIAHGGERLVFDRRGARGWRLTEPLDVDATPEEVDALAATLRGLRKSPEAGRVDGAETEYGLAPPEAVVRVWTDPSQAPAATLELGRPSHEERFVRAGGNAEIMVVPRRVLAIVDRPLVEWRETAVVPSWTAPFAAVSVRRPDLDVTAERRDGGTWRITTPVDFPADASAVERVVASLSTLQVDPKAGGFVADHVHDFVDYGLDPPAATIELKPFAAGVPPLVLMVGATVPQQKDRVYLRIGGRDDVLSVDSAFVAKLPADLKAMRNRFVAQVAPAAVRRIEIESPGGPFRLERDRQGWSASAPTEARADRERVEALLKAVADLQSSEFFEPGAVPDPKLDPPLRRLKIWTVASDGKATDKPSFSLALGRHDILRKVVFGQVDGDKAILALPDVFLSALPSNAFAFRDRNLPAVQPSNVVRLTIVRPGRTTDLSPSPARDTPNAWRMTEPVAAGADMQAVTAALARLADLQVSEYLPTPDAGDEDRYGLRKPAMEVRWATSAANGQTTTHTLKIGSPVKGDSTKYYGSLSDFPVDFSINAESLIPFTAEFHDTRVLSFRPQSVRRLVLETETRTLAYTRRMRAGAGTVAWSPEAGTPTQGVDLSRFDSLVAGLSDLRTQRYLQYEGAYPPGAGLDRPRLTITAELEGSTPPVKLRIGSKFLDNWVCAATSDGRAGPAFLLVGPVWEAMILGAEGGLPPIPDMPFAPMPSP, encoded by the coding sequence ATGAGAAGAGAACGATCGACCTACGTCCTGCTCGGCCTGTTCTTCGCGACCCTGGTCGGCCTGTGGGGCCTGGAGCGCTCCGGCCTGCTGACGGAGGCCGAGCGGGACCGTCGTCGCGACCGAGTCCTTCCCGAGTTGCTCGACGTCCGCCCCGGCGACGTTCGCCGCATCGAGATCGCACACGGGGGTGAACGACTCGTCTTCGACCGTCGAGGCGCGCGAGGCTGGCGGCTGACCGAGCCTCTCGACGTCGATGCAACCCCCGAGGAAGTTGACGCCCTGGCGGCGACCCTGCGCGGGCTCCGCAAGTCCCCCGAAGCCGGTCGAGTGGACGGCGCCGAGACCGAATACGGCCTGGCCCCTCCGGAAGCGGTCGTGCGGGTATGGACGGACCCTTCACAGGCCCCCGCCGCGACCCTCGAACTCGGCCGGCCCTCGCACGAGGAGCGATTCGTTCGCGCCGGCGGGAACGCAGAGATCATGGTCGTGCCGCGTCGAGTGTTGGCGATCGTCGACAGGCCGCTCGTCGAGTGGCGTGAAACGGCCGTCGTCCCGTCCTGGACTGCGCCATTCGCCGCCGTGAGCGTGCGTCGCCCGGACCTCGACGTGACGGCCGAGCGGCGTGACGGAGGGACCTGGCGGATCACGACGCCCGTCGATTTCCCTGCCGACGCGTCAGCCGTCGAGCGGGTGGTCGCTTCGCTGAGCACGCTCCAGGTCGATCCCAAGGCGGGAGGATTCGTCGCCGACCACGTCCACGATTTCGTCGACTACGGCCTCGATCCGCCAGCCGCGACGATCGAGTTGAAGCCCTTCGCTGCCGGAGTTCCCCCCCTCGTCTTGATGGTTGGAGCGACGGTCCCCCAACAAAAGGACCGCGTCTATCTCCGGATCGGCGGTCGCGACGACGTGCTTTCCGTCGATTCGGCTTTCGTGGCGAAACTGCCGGCTGATCTGAAGGCCATGCGGAACCGATTCGTGGCCCAGGTTGCACCCGCGGCCGTTCGTCGGATCGAGATCGAGAGCCCCGGCGGCCCATTCCGACTGGAGCGGGATCGTCAGGGCTGGTCTGCCTCCGCTCCGACGGAGGCTCGCGCCGACCGGGAACGTGTCGAAGCGCTGTTGAAGGCCGTCGCGGATCTTCAAAGCTCCGAGTTTTTCGAGCCCGGAGCGGTCCCCGACCCCAAGCTCGATCCCCCTTTGCGACGGCTGAAAATCTGGACGGTCGCATCGGACGGGAAAGCGACGGATAAGCCCTCCTTCTCACTCGCGCTGGGTCGGCACGACATCCTGCGAAAGGTCGTCTTCGGCCAGGTCGACGGCGATAAGGCAATCCTGGCGCTTCCGGACGTCTTTCTGTCCGCCCTCCCCTCAAACGCGTTCGCCTTCCGAGACCGCAACCTCCCCGCCGTTCAGCCCTCGAACGTGGTGCGATTGACGATCGTCCGGCCTGGTCGAACGACCGATCTCTCGCCTTCCCCGGCGCGCGATACGCCCAACGCATGGCGAATGACCGAACCCGTTGCGGCCGGCGCCGACATGCAGGCGGTCACGGCGGCTCTGGCGCGACTGGCGGATCTTCAGGTGTCGGAATACCTGCCGACGCCCGACGCGGGCGACGAGGACCGTTATGGTCTGCGGAAGCCGGCCATGGAAGTTCGCTGGGCAACGTCGGCCGCGAACGGCCAGACCACAACCCACACCCTGAAAATCGGCTCGCCCGTCAAAGGGGATTCCACGAAGTACTACGGCTCGCTCTCGGATTTCCCCGTCGACTTTTCGATCAACGCGGAGAGTCTGATCCCCTTCACGGCTGAGTTCCACGATACCCGAGTCCTGTCATTCCGGCCTCAGTCGGTCCGGCGGCTCGTGCTGGAAACCGAGACGAGGACTCTGGCCTATACAAGGCGGATGCGAGCCGGCGCCGGAACCGTCGCCTGGAGCCCGGAAGCCGGCACCCCGACGCAGGGCGTCGACCTTTCGCGGTTCGACAGCCTGGTCGCCGGACTCTCGGATCTTCGCACTCAACGCTATCTCCAGTACGAGGGCGCTTACCCTCCCGGCGCAGGGCTCGATCGACCTCGCCTGACGATCACGGCCGAGTTGGAAGGCTCGACGCCCCCCGTCAAGCTGCGGATCGGGTCGAAGTTCCTCGACAACTGGGTCTGCGCCGCGACCAGCGACGGGAGAGCGGGCCCAGCCTTCCTGCTCGTCGGCCCCGTCTGGGAGGCGATGATCCTGGGAGCCGAGGGAGGCCTCCCTCCGATCCCCGACATGCCGTTCGCCCCGATGCCCTCGCCTTGA
- a CDS encoding GldG family protein codes for MTTSSQVWSLLGRAELWAVVAAAIGLLVLYWILRFSPPGSPTGGEDDLEAPPSSYRDRVIAGIAAGLFLIATGAWLAVSRSLLWSLPAFALGFGLVLTLIAVNDRYRHSSPALRRTVAFSRAGLNASLLAGILIVVNVAAFRYGGHVIDVTREHTYSLSSLSRNQVDSLDKPVLFHLVHGRSALAMRQLDRVSELVDLYRAARPDLIQVERLDRHVELGRLDELARRAPELAVMQGGGVLIEYGTGEDSRFIAVGNNEMFERLPDPRGAGSGRFESAFKGEDLVTSALIRLRENKTSRVGFTTGHGEPTSQRLTVDGTGVARWRSRLHAAGCEPVVVNLLEGAVPDDVELLIVAGPKEAFKEQEASQLRAYVDRGKPVLLCLGGETTGLEGFLKSFNLEIGPGVVVDPRLNLNGRIASIFCPLESSLVHPVNTGLSGDRAMLIIDASPIHLVGTKGASAEDPSAANPIMLPTPVVRSAPGSWIESTPSDPKVTRDPKETAGPIIVAAAVSERTSASDPRAFKPRLVLISSRAAGDDAVDSIEATNLDFLMNATSWLRGREDSVGVPAQLHEALTLTADPGLRWRLIMAPTVVAAAAIVALGAFVYAIRRD; via the coding sequence GTGACGACGTCTTCCCAAGTCTGGTCGCTCCTGGGTCGAGCCGAACTCTGGGCGGTCGTCGCCGCCGCGATCGGACTTCTCGTCCTTTACTGGATTCTGCGTTTTTCGCCTCCGGGATCGCCGACGGGGGGCGAAGACGACCTGGAGGCGCCCCCCTCGTCTTACCGCGATCGCGTCATCGCCGGGATCGCGGCGGGTCTCTTTCTGATCGCGACAGGCGCGTGGCTGGCGGTTTCTCGGAGCCTTCTCTGGTCGCTCCCCGCTTTCGCGCTTGGCTTCGGCCTGGTCCTCACGCTGATCGCGGTCAACGACCGCTATCGCCATTCCAGCCCGGCCCTGCGGCGGACGGTCGCGTTTTCGCGAGCGGGGCTGAACGCGTCACTCCTGGCTGGGATTCTGATCGTGGTCAACGTGGCGGCCTTCCGGTACGGCGGTCACGTCATCGACGTCACGCGCGAACATACGTATTCGCTTTCCTCGCTGAGCCGCAACCAGGTCGATTCCCTGGACAAGCCCGTCCTCTTCCATCTGGTCCACGGCCGCAGCGCCCTGGCGATGCGGCAACTCGACCGGGTGTCAGAGTTGGTGGACCTCTACCGCGCTGCACGTCCAGACCTGATCCAGGTGGAGCGGCTCGACCGGCACGTCGAACTCGGCCGCCTCGACGAACTGGCTCGACGGGCTCCCGAGTTGGCCGTCATGCAGGGGGGCGGCGTCCTGATCGAGTACGGGACGGGCGAGGACTCTCGTTTCATCGCGGTCGGCAATAATGAGATGTTCGAGCGCCTGCCAGACCCTCGCGGGGCGGGCTCGGGCCGATTCGAGTCGGCCTTCAAGGGCGAAGACCTGGTCACCTCGGCCTTGATCCGCCTTCGGGAGAACAAGACCTCTCGAGTCGGCTTCACGACGGGGCACGGCGAACCGACCTCGCAGCGTCTGACCGTCGACGGCACGGGCGTCGCGCGCTGGCGGTCGAGACTACACGCCGCCGGCTGTGAGCCGGTCGTGGTGAACTTGCTGGAAGGAGCGGTTCCCGACGACGTGGAACTCTTGATCGTCGCCGGCCCCAAGGAGGCGTTCAAGGAGCAGGAGGCATCCCAACTCCGGGCTTACGTCGATCGCGGCAAGCCCGTCCTCCTCTGCCTCGGGGGGGAAACGACCGGGCTGGAAGGCTTCTTGAAGTCGTTCAATCTGGAGATCGGTCCGGGGGTGGTCGTCGACCCGCGACTGAACCTGAACGGCCGGATCGCCTCCATCTTTTGCCCGCTGGAAAGCAGCCTCGTTCATCCCGTGAACACCGGCCTGAGCGGCGATCGAGCCATGCTGATCATCGACGCTTCGCCGATCCATCTCGTGGGGACGAAGGGAGCGTCAGCCGAGGACCCGTCGGCTGCGAACCCCATCATGCTCCCCACGCCGGTCGTCCGCAGCGCGCCCGGTTCCTGGATCGAATCCACGCCCAGCGATCCCAAAGTGACGCGCGATCCCAAGGAAACCGCAGGACCGATCATCGTCGCCGCCGCCGTCTCCGAGCGAACGTCGGCTTCGGACCCTCGGGCGTTCAAGCCTCGGCTCGTGCTGATCTCCAGCCGCGCCGCGGGGGACGACGCGGTCGACTCGATCGAGGCGACCAACCTCGATTTCCTGATGAACGCAACCAGTTGGCTGCGCGGGCGCGAGGACTCCGTCGGGGTTCCGGCGCAGCTTCACGAGGCCCTGACGCTGACCGCCGATCCTGGGCTTCGTTGGCGGCTCATCATGGCGCCCACGGTCGTCGCCGCGGCCGCGATCGTCGCCCTCGGCGCTTTCGTCTACGCCATTCGTCGCGACTGA
- a CDS encoding ABC transporter permease, producing MRHVPTLFARELAAYFLSPTAYLVLLGFQVVAFLNFWELVESLARPQVEFSNLRDPMTTYISGSTPFWFAILAAVPLLTMRLLAEETRSGTIETLATLPITEGEIVVSKWLAGVAMYLVLLLPFALYLPFLYYQGKYQFDVGPLLSLGVGLTSMGMMFIAIGLFFSSLTRNQLVAAVWTFVTLFVLVVTSLLLLFFLAERRWNGWADVARHVAILNQIHDFALGRIDLRTVALHLSVCTFVLYATTSLLAARRGC from the coding sequence ATGCGCCACGTCCCCACCCTCTTCGCCCGTGAACTGGCCGCGTACTTCCTGAGCCCGACCGCCTATTTGGTCCTCCTCGGATTTCAGGTCGTTGCTTTTTTGAACTTCTGGGAGCTTGTTGAATCACTCGCGCGTCCGCAGGTCGAGTTCTCGAATCTGCGCGATCCGATGACGACCTACATCTCCGGGAGCACGCCCTTCTGGTTCGCCATTCTGGCGGCGGTCCCCCTTTTGACGATGCGTCTGCTCGCCGAGGAGACTCGGTCGGGGACGATCGAGACGCTGGCCACGCTGCCGATCACCGAGGGGGAGATCGTCGTCTCGAAGTGGCTTGCCGGGGTGGCGATGTATCTCGTTCTGCTGCTCCCGTTCGCGCTGTATCTTCCGTTTCTGTACTACCAGGGGAAGTATCAGTTCGACGTCGGTCCGCTCCTCAGTCTGGGCGTCGGCCTGACGAGTATGGGGATGATGTTCATCGCGATCGGGCTGTTCTTCAGTTCGTTGACGCGTAACCAGCTTGTGGCCGCGGTTTGGACGTTCGTGACCCTCTTCGTCCTGGTGGTGACGTCGCTTCTGCTCCTCTTTTTCCTCGCCGAACGGCGCTGGAACGGCTGGGCGGACGTGGCCAGGCACGTTGCGATTTTGAATCAGATCCACGACTTCGCGTTGGGGCGGATCGACCTGCGGACGGTCGCCCTGCATCTCTCGGTCTGCACCTTCGTGCTGTATGCGACGACGAGTCTGCTCGCCGCGCGGCGGGGATGCTGA
- a CDS encoding ABC transporter ATP-binding protein: protein MIEVQRLSKSYGALRALDQVSFALGRGEIAGLLGPNGAGKTTTMRILTTFLAPTSGRAAVGGHDVLDEPLAVRRSIGYLPENVPLYPEMRVRELLTFRAKLKDVPRSERRRAVSSAIARCGLGEVERRPIGKLSRGFRQRVGLADAIVHSPPVLILDEPTAGMDPIQVREVRALIRELAERHTVLLSTHIMSEVEAVCDRVVIIARGRIALDGRLSELRGGDALRVEARGPADLIRKALATVPGVASVRIESDSDGIVTLDLSPKPGDDPREMIAAKLVASGWPLRALEARRRSLEERFVEAVTRTSFAVSDREAG, encoded by the coding sequence ATGATCGAGGTTCAGCGGCTTTCGAAGAGCTACGGCGCCCTCCGGGCGCTAGATCAGGTCTCGTTCGCCCTGGGACGCGGGGAAATCGCCGGCCTTCTGGGGCCGAACGGTGCCGGCAAGACGACGACGATGCGGATCCTGACCACCTTCCTCGCTCCGACCAGCGGTCGAGCCGCGGTCGGTGGTCATGACGTCCTTGACGAGCCGCTGGCGGTCAGGCGTTCCATCGGCTATCTGCCGGAGAACGTCCCGCTCTACCCCGAGATGCGGGTCCGAGAACTCCTGACCTTCCGCGCCAAGCTGAAGGACGTGCCTCGATCCGAGCGGCGACGGGCGGTCTCCTCGGCGATCGCCCGCTGCGGGCTCGGCGAGGTGGAGCGTCGCCCGATCGGCAAGCTTTCCCGAGGCTTCCGCCAACGAGTGGGCCTGGCCGACGCGATCGTGCATTCTCCGCCGGTGTTGATCCTCGACGAACCCACCGCCGGGATGGACCCGATCCAGGTCCGCGAGGTCCGGGCCCTGATTCGCGAGTTGGCCGAACGTCATACCGTCCTGCTCTCGACGCACATCATGTCCGAGGTCGAGGCGGTCTGCGATCGGGTCGTCATCATCGCCAGGGGGCGGATCGCCCTGGACGGACGACTTTCCGAGCTAAGGGGCGGAGACGCTCTGCGGGTGGAAGCCCGAGGACCCGCCGACCTGATCCGCAAGGCGCTCGCGACCGTTCCCGGCGTCGCGTCCGTCCGGATCGAAAGCGACTCCGACGGGATCGTCACCCTGGACCTCTCTCCGAAGCCAGGCGACGACCCTCGTGAAATGATCGCCGCGAAGCTCGTCGCTAGCGGTTGGCCGCTCCGAGCTCTGGAGGCTCGCCGCCGCTCCCTGGAAGAACGGTTCGTCGAGGCGGTCACTCGAACGAGTTTCGCGGTTTCGGATAGGGAGGCCGGCTGA
- a CDS encoding polyprenol monophosphomannose synthase — protein MSNNIEARPGGPPRVLVSLATYNEAENLEPLIDSIRFYAPDAAILVTDDNSPDGTGEIADHLAERLKNIHVIHRRGKLGLGTAILGAFEFAIKNDFDFLLNMDADFSHPPRFIPSLLAGMANNDVMIGSRYIPGGGVEGEFNLKRKFMSTGINMYARTFLGLRTRDNSGSYRCYRVSKLAQMDLKKIRSRGYSFMEEILFWCKQVGCKFGETPILFENRRAGISKINSREAAMALWIIFRLGLGRLAGRV, from the coding sequence GTGAGCAACAACATTGAAGCCCGGCCGGGAGGACCGCCTCGCGTCCTCGTCTCTCTGGCGACGTACAACGAAGCCGAAAACCTCGAGCCGCTGATCGACTCGATCCGGTTCTATGCGCCCGATGCGGCCATCCTCGTCACGGACGACAACTCCCCCGATGGCACCGGCGAGATCGCCGACCACCTCGCGGAGCGGCTCAAGAACATCCACGTCATCCACCGCAGGGGGAAGCTCGGCCTGGGTACGGCGATCCTCGGGGCGTTCGAATTCGCGATCAAGAACGACTTCGACTTCCTGCTGAACATGGACGCCGACTTCAGCCACCCCCCTCGCTTCATCCCCTCGCTGCTGGCGGGGATGGCGAACAACGACGTGATGATCGGGTCCCGATACATCCCCGGTGGGGGCGTCGAAGGGGAGTTCAACCTCAAGCGGAAGTTCATGAGCACGGGCATCAACATGTACGCCCGTACGTTCCTCGGCCTGCGGACGCGTGACAACAGCGGCTCGTACCGTTGCTACCGCGTCTCCAAACTGGCCCAGATGGATCTGAAGAAGATCCGGTCGCGAGGCTACTCCTTCATGGAGGAGATCCTCTTCTGGTGCAAGCAGGTCGGCTGCAAGTTCGGCGAGACGCCGATCCTGTTTGAGAATCGCCGGGCGGGGATCTCCAAGATCAACTCGCGGGAAGCCGCCATGGCACTCTGGATCATCTTCCGCCTGGGGTTGGGCCGGCTGGCCGGACGAGTCTGA